The Argopecten irradians isolate NY chromosome 4, Ai_NY, whole genome shotgun sequence genome has a window encoding:
- the LOC138321872 gene encoding flavin-containing monooxygenase 5-like isoform X3, producing the protein MKTVAVIGAGASGIAAIKCSLDEGLEPTCFERTDDIGGLWNYTESVRAGQACVMKSTVINTSKEMMSYSDFPIPNEYPMFLHNTHVKRYFDTYVDHFNLKKRIRFQTEVLKIKPTADFYKTGQWDIKIKDSKTGKEEDFIFDAVLVCTGHHAHENMPDFPGLKEFQGKVIHSHTYKNTHGYEGKSVVVIGIGNSGGDAAVELSRVASQVYLSTRRGSWVFSRTGGSGLPVDMIVVRRWLDSLLNALPVNLVNWMAKKWLNGRIDHKAYALEPEHGPLQQHPTANDELPNRISCGSIVIKPNIKRFTRTGVIFDDDSKIENLDHVILATGYVFGFPFIDKSVLDVKDNKIEMYKYIFPPEQSRHTLAVIGCFQPIGALMPVSEMQCRLATRVFKGDVTLPSKEDMWEDIKMKREQMAARFVTSKRHTIQVDFINYMDQLATLNGNRPNFRKYSHL; encoded by the exons ATGAAAACAGTTGCCGTTATCGGGGCGGGTGCTAGTGGCATTGCAGCCATCAAGTGTTCTTTGGATGAAGGCTTAGAACCTACGTGTTTCGAAAGGACGGACGATATAG GAGGGCTATGGAATTACACGGAGTCTGTGAGAGCCGGCCAGGCATGCGTGATGAAGTCGACAGTCATCAATACCAGCAAGGAGATGATGTCATACAGCGACTTCCCAATCCCCAACGAGTACCCCATGTTCCTCCATAACACTCACGTTAAACGCTACTTCGATACCTACGTGGATCACTTCAACCTAAAGAAGCGTATAAGGTTCCAAACAGAG GTGTTGAAGATCAAACCCACAGCTGACTTTTATAAGACAGGACAATGGGATATAAAGATAAAAGACAGTAAAACCGGTAAGGAAGAAGATTTCATATTCGACGCGGTTCTTGTCTGTACTGGTCACCATGCCCATGAGAACATGCCGGATTTCCCCGGCCTAAAAGAATTCCAAGGCAAAGTCATTCACTCTCACACCTACAAGAACACCCATGGCTATGAAGGCAAATCCGTGGTAGTCATTGGTATTGGGAACTCTGGAGGCGACGCCGCTGTGGAGCTCAGCCGGGTGGCTTCCCAG GTGTACTTGTCGACAAGAAGAGGAAGCTGGGTATTTTCCCGTACGGGCGGATCTGGACTCCCTGTCGATATGATTGTCGTGCGGAGATGGCTCGACTCACTCCTCAACGCACTTCCGGTCAATCTGGTGAACTGGATGGCGAAGAAGTGGTTAAACGGGCGCATTGACCACAAGGCATACGCTCTTGAGCCCGAACACGGCCCGTtacaacaacatccaacagCAAATGACGAACTCCCTAACCGGATATCCTGCGGATCCATCGTTATCAAGCCGAATATCAAGCGGTTCACGCGGACTGGCGTCATTTTTGATGACGACAGTAAAATAGAGAACCTTGACCACGTCATACTGGCCACAGGGTATGTGTTTGGTTTTCCTTTCATCGACAAATCTGTGTTGGATGTGAAAGATAATAAGATCGAGATGTACAAGTACATTTTCCCTCCCGAGCAGTCCAGACATACCCTGGCGGTGATTGGCTGCTTCCAACCAATCGGAGCTCTTATGCCAGTCTCAGAGATGCAGTGTCGACTAGCTACACGTGTTTTCAAG GGTGACGTCACCTTGCCCAGTAAGGAGGATATGTGGGAGGATATCAAAATGAAGCGAGAACAGATGGCAGCCCGCTTCGTTACGTCAAAACGACACACTATCCAGGTAGACTTCATCAACTACATGGACCAATTGGCCACTCTTAACGGCAACAGACCCAACTTCCGTAAGTATAGTCATCTG TGA
- the LOC138321872 gene encoding flavin-containing monooxygenase 5-like isoform X2 produces MKSTVINTSKEMMSYSDFPIPNEYPMFLHNTHVKRYFDTYVDHFNLKKRIRFQTEVLKIKPTADFYKTGQWDIKIKDSKTGKEEDFIFDAVLVCTGHHAHENMPDFPGLKEFQGKVIHSHTYKNTHGYEGKSVVVIGIGNSGGDAAVELSRVASQVYLSTRRGSWVFSRTGGSGLPVDMIVVRRWLDSLLNALPVNLVNWMAKKWLNGRIDHKAYALEPEHGPLQQHPTANDELPNRISCGSIVIKPNIKRFTRTGVIFDDDSKIENLDHVILATGYVFGFPFIDKSVLDVKDNKIEMYKYIFPPEQSRHTLAVIGCFQPIGALMPVSEMQCRLATRVFKGDVTLPSKEDMWEDIKMKREQMAARFVTSKRHTIQVDFINYMDQLATLNGNRPNFLKLMVTDPVLAFTCFFGPCSPYQFRLHGSQTWPGARKAIMTQWDNATYALRTRATGGMQESSWAMMYILMFVMLIVAYMFRSCCVHD; encoded by the exons ATGAAGTCGACAGTCATCAATACCAGCAAGGAGATGATGTCATACAGCGACTTCCCAATCCCCAACGAGTACCCCATGTTCCTCCATAACACTCACGTTAAACGCTACTTCGATACCTACGTGGATCACTTCAACCTAAAGAAGCGTATAAGGTTCCAAACAGAG GTGTTGAAGATCAAACCCACAGCTGACTTTTATAAGACAGGACAATGGGATATAAAGATAAAAGACAGTAAAACCGGTAAGGAAGAAGATTTCATATTCGACGCGGTTCTTGTCTGTACTGGTCACCATGCCCATGAGAACATGCCGGATTTCCCCGGCCTAAAAGAATTCCAAGGCAAAGTCATTCACTCTCACACCTACAAGAACACCCATGGCTATGAAGGCAAATCCGTGGTAGTCATTGGTATTGGGAACTCTGGAGGCGACGCCGCTGTGGAGCTCAGCCGGGTGGCTTCCCAG GTGTACTTGTCGACAAGAAGAGGAAGCTGGGTATTTTCCCGTACGGGCGGATCTGGACTCCCTGTCGATATGATTGTCGTGCGGAGATGGCTCGACTCACTCCTCAACGCACTTCCGGTCAATCTGGTGAACTGGATGGCGAAGAAGTGGTTAAACGGGCGCATTGACCACAAGGCATACGCTCTTGAGCCCGAACACGGCCCGTtacaacaacatccaacagCAAATGACGAACTCCCTAACCGGATATCCTGCGGATCCATCGTTATCAAGCCGAATATCAAGCGGTTCACGCGGACTGGCGTCATTTTTGATGACGACAGTAAAATAGAGAACCTTGACCACGTCATACTGGCCACAGGGTATGTGTTTGGTTTTCCTTTCATCGACAAATCTGTGTTGGATGTGAAAGATAATAAGATCGAGATGTACAAGTACATTTTCCCTCCCGAGCAGTCCAGACATACCCTGGCGGTGATTGGCTGCTTCCAACCAATCGGAGCTCTTATGCCAGTCTCAGAGATGCAGTGTCGACTAGCTACACGTGTTTTCAAG GGTGACGTCACCTTGCCCAGTAAGGAGGATATGTGGGAGGATATCAAAATGAAGCGAGAACAGATGGCAGCCCGCTTCGTTACGTCAAAACGACACACTATCCAGGTAGACTTCATCAACTACATGGACCAATTGGCCACTCTTAACGGCAACAGACCCAACTTCC TGAAGTTGATGGTGACTGATCCCGTCCTGGCGTTCACGTGTTTCTTTGGTCCGTGCTCCCCTTATCAGTTCCGACTTCACGGATCCCAGACCTGGCCCGGCGCTCGCAAGGCAATCATGACGCAGTGGGACAACGCCACATACGCCTTAAGGACACGCGCAACTGGGGGCATGCAAGAAAGTTCTTGGGCCatgatgtatattttaatgtttgtaATGCTGATCGTTGCATATATGTTTCGATCGTGCTGCGTGCACGATTAG
- the LOC138321872 gene encoding flavin-containing monooxygenase 5-like isoform X1 codes for MKTVAVIGAGASGIAAIKCSLDEGLEPTCFERTDDIGGLWNYTESVRAGQACVMKSTVINTSKEMMSYSDFPIPNEYPMFLHNTHVKRYFDTYVDHFNLKKRIRFQTEVLKIKPTADFYKTGQWDIKIKDSKTGKEEDFIFDAVLVCTGHHAHENMPDFPGLKEFQGKVIHSHTYKNTHGYEGKSVVVIGIGNSGGDAAVELSRVASQVYLSTRRGSWVFSRTGGSGLPVDMIVVRRWLDSLLNALPVNLVNWMAKKWLNGRIDHKAYALEPEHGPLQQHPTANDELPNRISCGSIVIKPNIKRFTRTGVIFDDDSKIENLDHVILATGYVFGFPFIDKSVLDVKDNKIEMYKYIFPPEQSRHTLAVIGCFQPIGALMPVSEMQCRLATRVFKGDVTLPSKEDMWEDIKMKREQMAARFVTSKRHTIQVDFINYMDQLATLNGNRPNFLKLMVTDPVLAFTCFFGPCSPYQFRLHGSQTWPGARKAIMTQWDNATYALRTRATGGMQESSWAMMYILMFVMLIVAYMFRSCCVHD; via the exons ATGAAAACAGTTGCCGTTATCGGGGCGGGTGCTAGTGGCATTGCAGCCATCAAGTGTTCTTTGGATGAAGGCTTAGAACCTACGTGTTTCGAAAGGACGGACGATATAG GAGGGCTATGGAATTACACGGAGTCTGTGAGAGCCGGCCAGGCATGCGTGATGAAGTCGACAGTCATCAATACCAGCAAGGAGATGATGTCATACAGCGACTTCCCAATCCCCAACGAGTACCCCATGTTCCTCCATAACACTCACGTTAAACGCTACTTCGATACCTACGTGGATCACTTCAACCTAAAGAAGCGTATAAGGTTCCAAACAGAG GTGTTGAAGATCAAACCCACAGCTGACTTTTATAAGACAGGACAATGGGATATAAAGATAAAAGACAGTAAAACCGGTAAGGAAGAAGATTTCATATTCGACGCGGTTCTTGTCTGTACTGGTCACCATGCCCATGAGAACATGCCGGATTTCCCCGGCCTAAAAGAATTCCAAGGCAAAGTCATTCACTCTCACACCTACAAGAACACCCATGGCTATGAAGGCAAATCCGTGGTAGTCATTGGTATTGGGAACTCTGGAGGCGACGCCGCTGTGGAGCTCAGCCGGGTGGCTTCCCAG GTGTACTTGTCGACAAGAAGAGGAAGCTGGGTATTTTCCCGTACGGGCGGATCTGGACTCCCTGTCGATATGATTGTCGTGCGGAGATGGCTCGACTCACTCCTCAACGCACTTCCGGTCAATCTGGTGAACTGGATGGCGAAGAAGTGGTTAAACGGGCGCATTGACCACAAGGCATACGCTCTTGAGCCCGAACACGGCCCGTtacaacaacatccaacagCAAATGACGAACTCCCTAACCGGATATCCTGCGGATCCATCGTTATCAAGCCGAATATCAAGCGGTTCACGCGGACTGGCGTCATTTTTGATGACGACAGTAAAATAGAGAACCTTGACCACGTCATACTGGCCACAGGGTATGTGTTTGGTTTTCCTTTCATCGACAAATCTGTGTTGGATGTGAAAGATAATAAGATCGAGATGTACAAGTACATTTTCCCTCCCGAGCAGTCCAGACATACCCTGGCGGTGATTGGCTGCTTCCAACCAATCGGAGCTCTTATGCCAGTCTCAGAGATGCAGTGTCGACTAGCTACACGTGTTTTCAAG GGTGACGTCACCTTGCCCAGTAAGGAGGATATGTGGGAGGATATCAAAATGAAGCGAGAACAGATGGCAGCCCGCTTCGTTACGTCAAAACGACACACTATCCAGGTAGACTTCATCAACTACATGGACCAATTGGCCACTCTTAACGGCAACAGACCCAACTTCC TGAAGTTGATGGTGACTGATCCCGTCCTGGCGTTCACGTGTTTCTTTGGTCCGTGCTCCCCTTATCAGTTCCGACTTCACGGATCCCAGACCTGGCCCGGCGCTCGCAAGGCAATCATGACGCAGTGGGACAACGCCACATACGCCTTAAGGACACGCGCAACTGGGGGCATGCAAGAAAGTTCTTGGGCCatgatgtatattttaatgtttgtaATGCTGATCGTTGCATATATGTTTCGATCGTGCTGCGTGCACGATTAG